In one Candidatus Nomurabacteria bacterium genomic region, the following are encoded:
- a CDS encoding replication-associated recombination protein A — MERVPLAERMRPQTLDEVIGQTHLLGDGEILRQIVKNKEPVSLILWGPPGSGKTTLARIIAKETDAEFVELSAVTSGKKDIERVVEHARQNWNLQVRTVLFVDEIHRFNKAQQDAFLPHVESGLITLIGATTENPSFEVITPLLSRSRVLVLQPLSKEEVTDIIKHALKELKKTKFVTPKAIDYLAELSGGDARVALGNLELALGMSEAKVTPDVVKMAAQKRVPGYDKKGDMHYNVISAFIKSMRGSDVDATLYYLSRMIDAGEDPKFIARRMVIFASEDIGLAGNGALGLALNAFEAVERVGMPESNYILYHVATALARSKKSREVTELMHTAQGLAKRYPDAQVPLHLRNAPTKLMKDLGYNKDYKWEADFKHTKGFLPEDVKL; from the coding sequence ATGGAGAGAGTACCCCTAGCAGAACGAATGCGTCCACAAACATTGGACGAAGTAATTGGGCAGACCCATTTGCTAGGTGATGGCGAAATATTACGACAGATTGTAAAAAACAAAGAACCTGTCAGCCTGATATTATGGGGCCCACCCGGCAGCGGCAAAACGACACTGGCACGAATCATAGCCAAAGAGACTGATGCAGAGTTTGTTGAGTTGTCGGCCGTAACTTCCGGAAAGAAAGACATCGAACGCGTTGTGGAGCACGCACGTCAAAATTGGAACCTACAGGTACGAACCGTATTGTTCGTCGACGAGATTCACCGTTTCAACAAAGCGCAACAAGATGCCTTTTTGCCACATGTTGAATCCGGCCTCATCACACTCATCGGTGCAACTACCGAAAACCCTAGCTTCGAAGTTATCACGCCATTGCTAAGCCGCAGTCGTGTACTCGTGTTGCAACCACTTAGCAAAGAAGAAGTTACCGACATAATCAAACATGCGCTTAAAGAATTAAAGAAAACCAAGTTCGTCACGCCCAAAGCAATCGATTACCTAGCAGAATTGTCTGGTGGTGACGCACGCGTGGCTCTCGGAAATCTCGAACTCGCTCTGGGCATGAGCGAAGCGAAAGTAACCCCGGATGTCGTTAAAATGGCTGCACAAAAAAGAGTGCCCGGTTATGACAAAAAAGGCGACATGCATTACAACGTCATATCGGCATTTATCAAGAGCATGCGAGGTAGCGACGTCGATGCGACTTTGTATTATTTGTCGCGGATGATAGATGCTGGAGAGGATCCCAAATTTATAGCACGCCGCATGGTGATTTTTGCCAGCGAAGACATCGGACTGGCCGGAAACGGCGCTCTAGGTCTAGCGCTCAATGCGTTTGAAGCCGTTGAGCGAGTAGGTATGCCGGAAAGCAACTATATACTCTATCACGTAGCGACTGCCCTCGCTCGTAGCAAAAAATCACGTGAAGTAACCGAACTTATGCATACCGCGCAAGGCTTAGCAAAGCGTTACCCAGACGCCCAAGTGCCACTTCATCTGCGTAACGCACCCACTAAACTCATGAAAGATCTTGGCTACAACAAAGATTACAAATGGGAGGCCGATTTCAAACACACCAAAGGCTTCTTGCCCGAAGACGTGAAACTTTAA
- a CDS encoding 1-acyl-sn-glycerol-3-phosphate acyltransferase, with product MFAKLRLTCRDAVGWLVYKIVRFLLLAIVKVKRVNLQVVGTERLPKRGAYVLALVPHTSFVDGPLIIMAVRRRFIGMGMAELLDWKEWHVISLLFRLMGHIPVQRDNPKSRKEAFEAGIATIRRGVPVFISPPGRIRNPEERDVWRNGYARMSIETGTPMALVRVFGAKAFMDEGPEGEWIFDWSQPMAVIIGAVLDPNDFTSADELDAEAQRIYETIRPPD from the coding sequence ATGTTCGCGAAGCTGCGGCTTACATGCCGTGATGCAGTAGGCTGGCTGGTCTACAAGATTGTGCGGTTTCTCCTTCTGGCTATAGTCAAGGTGAAACGTGTCAATCTGCAGGTTGTCGGAACGGAGCGTCTGCCCAAACGCGGCGCATACGTACTGGCGCTCGTGCCACACACGTCGTTTGTTGACGGTCCGCTTATCATAATGGCTGTCCGGCGTCGATTCATTGGCATGGGTATGGCTGAGCTTTTGGACTGGAAAGAGTGGCATGTCATTAGCCTGCTTTTTAGGCTGATGGGCCACATTCCTGTCCAGCGCGACAATCCAAAGTCGCGCAAAGAAGCGTTTGAAGCCGGCATTGCTACTATACGGCGAGGCGTCCCTGTATTTATCAGTCCACCAGGTAGAATCAGGAACCCCGAAGAGCGTGACGTCTGGCGCAATGGCTATGCAAGGATGTCTATAGAAACGGGCACTCCAATGGCTCTAGTGAGGGTATTCGGTGCCAAGGCGTTCATGGACGAAGGTCCGGAAGGCGAATGGATTTTCGACTGGAGCCAGCCCATGGCTGTTATCATCGGCGCCGTGCTTGATCCAAATGACTTCACGTCGGCAGATGAACTCGATGCGGAAGCTCAGCGAATCTACGAAACAATTCGGCCACCCGACTAA
- a CDS encoding SPFH domain-containing protein gives MEFTVFLTVLAVAFVLSGIKIVNQYERGVVLTLGKFSGMRDPGLRIVVPIFQQMIKVDIRTNTIDIPKQEVITSDNVTVNVDAVVYFRVADAQKAVLEVTNYIYASSQFAQAALRDVTGNVELDSLLGKRDEVSKQIMEIVDVQTEKWGIDVESVKIQNIELPQDMKRAMAKQAEAERERRAVIITAEGEKAAAQAVADAAGMLTKVPGGINIRTLQTLEKIAVEPSQKTLFVLPADLTDAISRVVNK, from the coding sequence ATGGAATTTACAGTGTTTTTAACCGTATTGGCTGTTGCCTTTGTGTTGAGCGGAATCAAGATCGTTAATCAATACGAGCGTGGCGTCGTTCTGACACTTGGTAAATTTTCAGGCATGCGCGATCCTGGTCTGCGTATCGTCGTGCCGATTTTTCAGCAGATGATCAAAGTCGATATCCGAACCAATACAATCGACATCCCAAAGCAAGAAGTGATTACGAGCGACAACGTAACGGTTAATGTCGACGCCGTCGTGTATTTTCGAGTAGCCGATGCACAAAAGGCCGTGCTCGAAGTGACGAACTACATTTATGCTAGCAGCCAATTCGCACAAGCCGCCCTTCGCGATGTAACTGGCAACGTAGAACTAGACTCGCTCCTAGGTAAGCGTGACGAAGTCAGCAAGCAAATTATGGAAATAGTCGATGTCCAGACCGAAAAATGGGGTATAGATGTAGAAAGTGTGAAAATCCAAAACATCGAACTGCCACAGGACATGAAGCGAGCAATGGCTAAGCAAGCCGAGGCAGAGCGTGAGCGCCGAGCCGTCATCATTACGGCCGAAGGCGAAAAGGCGGCTGCTCAAGCAGTGGCAGATGCTGCCGGTATGCTGACTAAAGTTCCTGGAGGCATCAACATCCGTACGCTCCAGACACTCGAGAAGATTGCAGTTGAGCCAAGCCAAAAGACGTTGTTTGTCTTGCCTGCAGATTTAACAGATGCAATTTCCCGCGTAGTCAACAAGTAA
- a CDS encoding D-alanine--D-alanine ligase, whose protein sequence is MNRKQVLLLFGGESSEHDVSISSARNVYAAIDDELYDIHLGYIDSHGKWWLLDSFDMQIDTSDAPQLLPVLGSSGFVTMPEGKAVRPDVIMPILHGRNGEDGSVQGLAQLLHVPIVGCDVTASGIAMNKLAFKEILQANDIPVIPYVAHRTYEDAPDFGKLTMRLGNPLFVKPARAGSSVGVSKVHNESEFRDALAEAHKHDSIVLIEKAISGHELECAVLGTPPNHRVSGVGEVIPGDDFYTYEDKYASDSKAQINIDAEIDPEVKERIRDIASKIFEALGCSGLSRIDYMLGSEGNLYVMEVNTMPGFTNISMYPKLWRQQGISYSQLIKLLIDDALENGTMRSTQT, encoded by the coding sequence ATGAACCGCAAGCAAGTGCTACTGCTCTTCGGCGGCGAGTCATCAGAACATGATGTCTCGATTTCTTCAGCTCGCAATGTATATGCGGCGATTGACGACGAACTTTATGATATACATCTAGGCTATATTGATTCGCATGGGAAGTGGTGGTTGCTCGATAGTTTTGATATGCAGATAGATACCAGTGACGCACCGCAGTTGCTGCCAGTGCTTGGAAGTAGTGGATTTGTGACGATGCCAGAAGGCAAGGCAGTCAGACCTGATGTGATCATGCCGATTCTGCATGGCCGCAATGGCGAGGACGGTAGCGTCCAAGGCCTCGCTCAACTGCTTCATGTTCCAATCGTTGGTTGCGACGTGACGGCCAGTGGCATCGCTATGAATAAACTTGCTTTTAAAGAAATTTTGCAGGCAAATGACATACCCGTCATCCCTTACGTAGCGCATCGTACATATGAAGATGCTCCTGATTTTGGCAAGTTAACCATGCGACTGGGTAACCCGTTATTTGTTAAGCCTGCTCGTGCCGGTAGTTCAGTTGGTGTAAGCAAGGTTCATAACGAAAGCGAATTCAGGGACGCTCTGGCCGAGGCGCACAAGCATGACTCGATCGTGTTGATTGAAAAGGCGATTAGCGGTCATGAGTTGGAGTGCGCCGTACTTGGAACGCCGCCAAATCATCGCGTGAGCGGTGTGGGCGAAGTTATTCCAGGCGATGATTTTTATACGTACGAAGACAAGTATGCGTCGGACAGCAAGGCGCAAATCAATATAGATGCCGAGATTGATCCTGAGGTAAAGGAGCGCATTCGCGACATCGCGTCGAAAATTTTTGAGGCGCTGGGATGCAGCGGTTTGTCGCGCATAGATTATATGCTTGGTAGTGAAGGCAACTTGTATGTCATGGAAGTAAACACGATGCCGGGCTTTACTAACATCAGCATGTACCCGAAATTATGGCGACAACAAGGTATCAGTTACTCGCAATTAATAAAACTGCTGATTGACGACGCACTCGAAAACGGTACAATGAGAAGTACACAAACATAG
- a CDS encoding type I restriction-modification system subunit M, with translation MNDTKKEQERAKLHATIWKIANDLRGSVDGWDFKQYVLGMLLYRFISENLTNYINVQELRDPSNPRDFNYASLSDDFAERGRTETVKDKGFFILPSELFENVRKRAKTDDNLNETLSGIFRNIENSAKGADSEDDIKGLFDDIDVNSNKLGSSVDRRNKQLIRLLDAVGDLQLGSYKDNTIDAFGDAYEFLMGMYASNAGKSGGEYYTPQEVSELLARITVVGKKEVNKVYDPAVGSGSLLLQFAKILGKDNVRKGFYGQEINLTTYNLCRINMILHDINYTEFNIAHGDTLVEPSEEHWQEEPFEAIVSNPPYSIHWAGDSDPLLINDPRFSPAGVLAPKSKADLAFTMHMLKWLATTGTAAIVEFPGVLYRGGAEAKIRKYLIDNNFVDAVIQLPPDLFFGTGIATCILVLKKSKHDNATLFIDASAEFVRGGNKNKLNEANRNKILEAYTNRVDVDHFAKLVKNGDIATNDYNIAVSSYVEREDTREIVNIAELNNDISQIVARQSKLRAEIDAIVSDIEGGHE, from the coding sequence ATGAATGATACGAAAAAAGAACAAGAGCGCGCTAAATTGCACGCAACCATATGGAAAATTGCCAACGACTTACGAGGCAGTGTAGATGGCTGGGACTTCAAGCAGTATGTGCTGGGCATGTTGCTATATCGTTTTATTTCCGAAAACTTGACCAACTACATCAATGTACAAGAGCTACGTGACCCGAGTAATCCTCGCGACTTTAATTACGCATCACTAAGTGACGACTTCGCAGAACGCGGCCGCACAGAAACTGTTAAAGACAAGGGCTTTTTCATACTACCTAGTGAACTTTTCGAGAACGTCCGCAAGCGCGCAAAGACCGACGACAATCTCAACGAAACTCTGTCTGGCATTTTCCGTAACATAGAAAATTCCGCCAAGGGTGCTGATAGCGAAGACGACATAAAGGGTTTGTTTGATGACATTGACGTCAATAGCAACAAACTCGGCTCATCTGTAGACAGGCGCAATAAGCAGCTCATTCGTTTACTGGATGCAGTTGGCGATTTGCAGTTAGGCAGCTACAAAGATAATACAATCGATGCCTTTGGCGACGCGTATGAGTTCCTAATGGGGATGTACGCTAGTAATGCCGGTAAGTCCGGCGGTGAATACTACACGCCCCAGGAGGTTAGTGAGTTACTGGCGCGTATCACTGTTGTTGGCAAAAAAGAGGTTAATAAAGTCTACGACCCCGCTGTGGGTTCCGGCTCATTGCTTCTTCAGTTTGCGAAGATACTGGGCAAAGATAATGTCCGCAAAGGTTTCTACGGCCAAGAGATTAACCTAACCACCTACAACCTATGTCGTATTAACATGATTTTGCACGACATCAACTATACCGAATTCAACATCGCGCACGGCGACACCCTTGTAGAACCAAGCGAGGAACATTGGCAGGAAGAGCCGTTCGAGGCAATTGTATCTAATCCGCCATATTCAATTCACTGGGCAGGTGACAGCGACCCACTACTTATTAACGACCCACGCTTTAGTCCAGCGGGCGTCCTAGCACCAAAGAGCAAGGCAGACCTCGCATTTACTATGCATATGCTTAAATGGCTAGCGACTACTGGCACGGCAGCTATCGTTGAATTTCCTGGTGTTCTCTACCGAGGTGGTGCAGAAGCTAAAATTCGTAAATACCTCATAGATAACAACTTTGTTGATGCTGTCATACAGCTTCCTCCTGACTTATTCTTTGGAACTGGCATAGCTACCTGCATTCTAGTACTCAAAAAGAGCAAGCACGACAATGCTACGCTTTTCATTGACGCTAGCGCCGAATTTGTGCGAGGTGGTAACAAGAATAAGCTCAATGAAGCCAATCGCAATAAAATTCTGGAAGCATACACCAATCGCGTTGATGTAGACCACTTTGCAAAGCTTGTGAAAAATGGCGATATTGCCACGAACGATTACAATATTGCGGTCAGTAGTTATGTTGAACGAGAAGATACACGAGAAATTGTGAATATCGCTGAACTCAACAATGACATAAGCCAGATTGTCGCCAGGCAAAGCAAGCTACGCGCAGAGATTGATGCGATTGTGTCAGACATTGAGGGTGGTCATGAGTAA
- a CDS encoding recombinase family protein — translation MENLRYAVYTRKSTEEAERQVLSLDSQRDKIKERFGDLNIVAWIEPESKSAFEPDKRPLFKELLAMVDAGKIDGIIAWHPDRLSRNEVDASSITWRIRQGKIKDLRFASGFSFDNTPESMMMLQMTMSQSQYFSAKLSKDVKRGNATKRQQGGLTGIAPAGYLNERIKVSGGGRGQAIVVKDPERFDLIRKAFDLFLTGEYSVQSIRKIMNEEWGYQTPNTRRKGNRTISRSSLYNILRNVRYAGLVPDPYAPEKFYDADFPAMITQEEYDRVQVLLGDKGFPRLASTKQFALRGFIRCAACGLSITAEHKIKIQKNGNRHEYIYYHCTGKNKDCTQKSINVREEKLWAMLLELMDSYELHPKMYEWTMDALREFASKEIDERNGVQDAQNKAIASTQSQLDKLLDMATRALIDDEEYKTKSAALKTDLVRLQEEQADVSHRIKNWYEIVEQTFDKLTYASDKFRDGDIAIKREVLLAIGQNPVLNNGVLEIEANKWLIPVAKNAKSIRTELEMVRTLPQQIQKASEEALSLKWCG, via the coding sequence ATGGAAAATCTACGATATGCGGTATACACGCGTAAATCAACCGAGGAAGCCGAGCGACAAGTACTTTCACTGGATAGCCAGCGGGACAAAATTAAAGAGCGTTTCGGTGACCTTAATATTGTTGCCTGGATTGAACCGGAGAGTAAAAGTGCTTTCGAGCCGGATAAGCGTCCACTGTTCAAAGAGCTGCTCGCTATGGTGGATGCGGGCAAAATTGATGGAATTATTGCGTGGCACCCTGACCGACTGAGCCGCAATGAAGTAGATGCAAGTTCAATAACATGGCGCATACGGCAAGGTAAGATTAAAGACCTCAGGTTTGCCTCTGGCTTTAGTTTTGATAACACTCCAGAGAGCATGATGATGCTACAAATGACCATGAGTCAGTCACAATACTTCTCCGCCAAGCTAAGCAAGGATGTAAAACGCGGCAATGCCACGAAACGGCAGCAGGGTGGGCTGACCGGCATAGCTCCGGCCGGTTACCTAAATGAGCGTATCAAGGTTTCGGGTGGCGGCAGAGGCCAAGCCATAGTCGTAAAAGACCCCGAGCGATTTGACCTTATCCGCAAGGCGTTCGATTTATTCTTGACCGGTGAATATAGCGTGCAGTCTATTCGTAAGATTATGAATGAGGAATGGGGCTACCAAACGCCAAACACCCGACGCAAAGGCAACCGCACCATATCACGTAGCAGCTTGTATAACATACTGCGCAATGTGCGGTATGCCGGACTTGTGCCCGACCCATATGCCCCCGAAAAGTTTTATGATGCAGATTTCCCCGCAATGATTACACAAGAGGAGTATGACAGGGTGCAGGTGCTACTAGGCGACAAAGGCTTCCCGCGTTTAGCATCAACCAAGCAGTTTGCATTAAGAGGATTTATACGATGCGCCGCCTGCGGCCTAAGTATTACTGCGGAACACAAAATAAAGATACAGAAAAATGGTAACCGTCACGAGTATATTTATTATCATTGTACCGGCAAAAACAAAGATTGTACGCAAAAGTCTATCAACGTGCGCGAAGAAAAGTTATGGGCAATGCTACTTGAGTTAATGGATAGCTACGAATTGCATCCAAAGATGTACGAGTGGACTATGGATGCCCTACGCGAATTCGCCAGTAAAGAAATTGATGAGCGCAACGGTGTACAGGATGCGCAGAATAAAGCCATTGCTAGTACTCAGTCACAGCTAGATAAGCTGCTAGACATGGCAACTAGAGCGCTAATTGACGATGAAGAGTATAAAACCAAAAGCGCCGCTCTTAAGACCGACCTGGTACGCCTACAAGAAGAACAGGCAGATGTCAGTCACCGCATAAAGAATTGGTACGAGATAGTCGAGCAAACATTCGATAAGCTAACCTATGCTAGCGACAAGTTTAGGGATGGTGACATTGCCATTAAAAGAGAGGTGTTGCTGGCAATCGGACAAAATCCTGTATTGAATAACGGTGTACTGGAGATAGAGGCAAATAAGTGGCTAATTCCGGTGGCTAAGAACGCTAAAAGCATACGTACCGAGCTAGAAATGGTTAGAACCTTGCCTCAACAGATACAAAAAGCCTCCGAAGAGGCTCTAAGTCTAAAATGGTGCGGGTGA
- a CDS encoding GIY-YIG nuclease family protein, producing the protein MSKGIIYLMSTAVSGLVKIGKTGTVNYPERMRFLEANGYYNVAGLRRYFAIELEDYDDKESLLHEIFSKHQVGTSELFALDQDLVRQLLLSFDGKVIYPEKINKEKEFDEVATARKQGALFSFYRKGLQDGDEINFISDKSIIATVSGEREVEYGGQVWKLSPLTYKIFEDKGQLNSSGAYQGANYWQFNNHKLKDLPDK; encoded by the coding sequence ATGTCAAAAGGAATAATCTACTTAATGTCCACCGCCGTATCTGGCCTGGTGAAGATTGGCAAAACTGGCACGGTCAATTATCCAGAACGAATGCGCTTCCTGGAGGCTAATGGATACTACAACGTTGCGGGCTTACGACGCTATTTCGCTATCGAGCTTGAAGATTATGACGATAAAGAAAGTCTACTGCACGAAATTTTTAGCAAACACCAAGTTGGTACCAGCGAGCTTTTTGCGTTAGACCAAGACCTAGTACGTCAATTGTTGCTATCATTTGATGGTAAAGTTATCTATCCTGAAAAAATCAACAAGGAAAAAGAGTTCGACGAAGTGGCGACCGCCCGCAAGCAAGGTGCGTTATTCAGCTTTTACCGTAAAGGTTTGCAAGACGGTGACGAAATCAACTTTATATCTGATAAATCTATTATCGCAACCGTCAGCGGAGAGCGAGAAGTTGAGTACGGCGGTCAAGTATGGAAGTTGTCACCACTAACATACAAGATTTTCGAGGATAAGGGGCAGCTAAACAGTAGCGGCGCCTATCAGGGTGCAAACTATTGGCAATTCAATAATCACAAACTAAAAGATTTGCCTGATAAGTAG
- a CDS encoding type I restriction endonuclease subunit R, whose translation MNKYSMVAENPHSTVVAEFIPAARRASDYQSEAELEQALIEQLQRQAYEYLRISSETDLITNLRAQLEKLNDYQFTDTEWEQFFKQNLANPSESIEEKTTTIQEDHVKNLTRDDGTVKNIRLLDKVSIHNNSLQVINQYEIEGARANRYDVTVLVNGLPLVHIELKRRGVDIKEAFNQINRYQRDSFWAGSGLFEYVQLFVISNGTYTKYYSNTTRNQHVKDGGNINKKGKKTSNSYEFTSWWADARNKPITDLTDFVATFFAKHSLLNVITKYCVFTSDRLLLAMRPYQIVATERILNRVEVSTNYKKLGTIEAGGYVWHTTGSGKTLTSFKTAQLASKLEDVEKVLFVVDRKDLDYQTMKEYDKFEKGAANSNTSTAKLKKQLEDPNARIIITTIQKLDKFIKKNEGHRIFDGHIVLIFDECHRSQFGDMHHSITKSFKNYHLFGFTGTPIFPQNISSGGRADLKTTEQAFGEKLHTYTIVDAITDKNVLPFRIDYISTVREAEDIDDEQVRSIDTEAILGAPERISKVVQYIRDHFDQKTKRNSTYMFTGALQNIHEVATARDRHAIEEIKQRIRLSGFNSIFAVSSIETAKKYYAEFKRQQAEAPEALRLKVAIIYSYGANEDEELFDGLEDENSEGTEGLDSSSRDFLDNAIRDYNQMFATSYDTSADNFQNYYKDVSLRMKNREIDLLIVVNMFLTGFDATTLNTLWVDKKLRSHGLLQAYSRTNRILNSVKTFGNIVSFRNLEKATNDALALFGDKEAGGIVLLKSYNDYYNGYDDNGKHQRGYVELVTELMERFPVGQQIIGEQAQKEFIKLYGGILRVRNILSTFDDFEGNEILSARDVQDYHSMYINLYNEFRKGTDADKENVNDDVVFEMELIKQVEINIDYILELIRKYHAGNQEDKELLVDINKAVDSSVELRNKKDLIEQFITSLNVNSSVDEDWRKFVDTKKVEELNRIIQEEGLDHDETYRFVDNAFRDGSLQSTGTAIAKILPPVSRFSADNSRGKKRETVLDKLTNFFNKFFDISSGKMED comes from the coding sequence ATGAACAAGTACAGCATGGTGGCGGAAAACCCGCATAGTACAGTTGTTGCCGAGTTTATACCCGCCGCGCGCCGCGCTAGCGATTATCAAAGTGAAGCTGAGCTAGAGCAGGCATTGATTGAACAGCTGCAAAGGCAAGCATACGAGTACCTGCGTATCTCCAGCGAAACCGACCTCATTACTAATCTGCGCGCTCAATTAGAAAAACTCAACGATTACCAATTTACCGACACTGAGTGGGAACAGTTCTTCAAGCAAAACCTCGCCAATCCTAGCGAAAGCATAGAGGAAAAGACTACTACTATTCAGGAAGACCATGTTAAAAACCTAACGCGCGACGATGGTACGGTTAAAAATATTAGATTGCTCGACAAGGTAAGCATCCACAATAACAGCCTGCAAGTCATCAATCAGTACGAAATTGAGGGCGCACGAGCAAATCGTTACGATGTGACAGTATTAGTTAATGGACTACCTCTAGTTCATATAGAACTAAAACGGCGTGGCGTGGACATCAAAGAGGCGTTTAACCAAATAAACCGTTACCAGCGCGATAGCTTCTGGGCAGGTAGTGGGCTATTCGAGTACGTGCAGTTATTTGTCATTAGCAACGGAACGTACACAAAGTATTACAGCAACACCACTCGTAACCAGCACGTTAAAGACGGTGGCAATATCAATAAAAAAGGCAAAAAGACCAGCAACAGCTATGAGTTTACAAGTTGGTGGGCAGACGCTCGCAACAAGCCAATTACTGATTTGACCGATTTTGTTGCAACGTTTTTTGCAAAACATTCACTACTGAATGTGATTACTAAATACTGCGTATTTACAAGCGACCGTTTACTGCTGGCGATGCGGCCATACCAGATTGTAGCAACCGAGCGTATTCTTAACCGCGTAGAGGTTAGTACTAACTATAAAAAGTTAGGCACCATAGAGGCGGGTGGCTACGTTTGGCACACCACCGGTTCAGGTAAAACGCTGACCAGTTTCAAGACCGCTCAGCTAGCAAGCAAGCTAGAAGACGTAGAAAAAGTACTATTCGTGGTAGACCGCAAAGACTTGGACTACCAGACAATGAAAGAGTACGACAAGTTCGAAAAAGGCGCCGCGAACAGCAACACAAGCACCGCGAAACTCAAAAAACAGTTGGAAGACCCGAACGCTCGCATCATTATCACGACTATCCAAAAGCTAGATAAGTTCATCAAAAAGAATGAGGGGCACCGCATTTTTGACGGACACATCGTTTTAATTTTTGACGAATGTCACCGCAGTCAGTTTGGCGATATGCATCACTCCATTACCAAGAGCTTCAAGAATTACCACCTTTTTGGTTTTACGGGCACTCCTATTTTTCCGCAGAATATATCAAGTGGTGGACGCGCCGACCTTAAGACCACCGAGCAAGCCTTTGGCGAAAAGTTGCACACATACACCATTGTTGACGCCATTACCGATAAGAACGTTTTGCCATTCCGCATTGACTACATCAGTACTGTACGTGAAGCAGAAGATATAGACGACGAACAGGTGCGTAGCATTGATACTGAGGCAATCTTAGGAGCGCCGGAACGCATTAGCAAGGTCGTGCAATATATTCGCGACCACTTCGACCAGAAGACTAAGCGGAACAGCACCTACATGTTTACCGGTGCGCTGCAAAACATTCACGAGGTTGCCACCGCGCGCGACAGGCACGCCATCGAAGAAATAAAGCAGCGTATTCGACTTAGCGGCTTTAACTCTATTTTCGCTGTCAGTTCTATAGAAACGGCAAAAAAGTACTACGCCGAATTCAAGCGCCAGCAAGCAGAGGCTCCAGAGGCGTTACGGCTCAAAGTGGCTATTATTTATAGCTACGGCGCCAACGAAGACGAAGAACTTTTTGACGGGCTAGAAGACGAGAACAGTGAGGGTACCGAGGGGCTAGATAGTAGTTCACGCGACTTTCTTGATAACGCAATTCGCGATTACAACCAGATGTTTGCAACTAGCTATGATACATCAGCCGACAACTTCCAGAATTATTACAAGGACGTGTCGCTACGTATGAAAAACCGCGAAATCGACCTGCTTATTGTGGTTAACATGTTCCTTACTGGCTTTGATGCAACGACCCTCAATACGCTGTGGGTGGACAAAAAGTTGCGGTCACACGGTTTGCTGCAAGCATATTCTCGCACCAATCGTATCCTAAACTCAGTTAAAACTTTTGGTAATATCGTGAGTTTCCGTAACCTTGAAAAAGCCACCAATGACGCCTTGGCATTGTTTGGTGACAAAGAAGCCGGTGGCATTGTGCTGCTCAAGAGCTATAACGATTACTACAATGGCTACGACGACAACGGTAAACATCAGCGCGGATACGTGGAGCTGGTTACCGAGCTAATGGAGCGGTTCCCTGTAGGTCAACAAATCATTGGTGAGCAGGCTCAGAAAGAGTTTATTAAGCTATACGGGGGCATCCTGCGCGTGCGTAACATCCTGAGTACGTTCGACGATTTTGAGGGCAATGAAATTCTTTCTGCCCGTGATGTTCAAGACTACCACAGTATGTATATCAATTTGTATAACGAGTTCCGCAAGGGTACCGATGCCGACAAAGAAAACGTCAATGACGATGTTGTGTTTGAGATGGAGCTGATTAAGCAGGTAGAAATAAACATTGATTATATCCTTGAACTGATACGCAAGTACCACGCCGGAAACCAAGAAGACAAAGAACTACTCGTTGACATCAATAAGGCTGTTGATAGTAGCGTTGAGCTACGCAACAAGAAAGACTTGATAGAACAATTCATTACCTCACTCAACGTCAATTCATCGGTAGATGAAGACTGGCGTAAATTCGTCGATACTAAAAAGGTAGAAGAACTTAACCGCATTATCCAGGAAGAGGGATTAGACCACGATGAAACCTATCGCTTTGTAGACAATGCATTCCGCGATGGCTCGCTGCAATCCACCGGCACGGCAATTGCTAAAATTCTGCCGCCCGTATCACGCTTTTCAGCAGATAACTCACGCGGCAAAAAGCGCGAAACGGTGCTCGACAAGCTGACCAACTTCTTTAATAAATTCTTTGATATATCTAGCGGCAAAATGGAGGACTAG